From the Paenibacillus sp. FSL H8-0548 genome, one window contains:
- a CDS encoding uracil-DNA glycosylase produces MTIKLSNDWSELLEEELRLPYMAELLAMLEEKYETLTVYPDKSNIFNALHYTSYEQTKVVILGQDPYHGPQQAHGLSFSVQPGIKVPPSLKNIYKELEADIGAQMPDHGSLEAWAHQGVLLLNTVLTVEKSRPGSHQGIGWERFTDAIIAALNERDKPVVFMLWGKHAEAKAAAINTDKHFIISSPHPSPFAARKGFFGSRPFSRANEFLEEIGSKPIDWSIPKLAELEMK; encoded by the coding sequence ATGACGATAAAGCTAAGCAATGATTGGTCGGAGCTGCTTGAGGAGGAGCTTCGTTTGCCGTATATGGCCGAGCTGCTAGCTATGCTAGAGGAGAAATACGAAACGTTGACGGTATATCCAGACAAATCGAATATTTTTAATGCCCTTCATTATACTTCCTATGAACAAACGAAGGTAGTCATTTTGGGGCAGGACCCGTATCATGGGCCGCAGCAGGCTCATGGACTAAGCTTCTCTGTGCAGCCTGGTATAAAGGTGCCGCCCTCCTTGAAAAATATTTATAAAGAGCTTGAAGCAGATATAGGTGCACAGATGCCAGACCATGGCAGCTTGGAAGCTTGGGCACATCAAGGCGTGCTGCTTCTTAATACCGTGCTCACCGTGGAGAAGAGCCGGCCAGGCTCCCACCAAGGCATAGGGTGGGAGCGTTTTACCGATGCTATTATTGCTGCCCTGAATGAGAGGGATAAGCCCGTTGTATTTATGCTCTGGGGCAAGCATGCGGAGGCCAAAGCAGCAGCTATTAATACAGATAAACATTTCATTATATCTTCACCGCATCCAAGTCCGTTTGCTGCTCGTAAAGGTTTTTTTGGCAGCAGACCGTTCTCGCGAGCAAATGAATTTTTAGAGGAAATTGGCAGCAAGCCGATTGATTGGTCTATTCCAAAGCTAGCTGAATTAGAAATGAAATAA
- a CDS encoding efflux RND transporter periplasmic adaptor subunit, which translates to MKWWTESLFKNTMVAVMSVSLLFASGCSLLPAEEEEEVLPEIAPPQIAKKPEYEVTTATLETKVQVIGKLISLEEETLFFTLDGKHLKQLYVKAGETVKAGQVIGELDVDDLAKALRMDKLAFKKEEIAMKETLRARDEMDPIEFEEKSIAFEERKQALVDKEAEIAKATLTAPFGGTIVTLNVQKGDLIKAYAPIAIVADTSKITAAAKLTKTELEKIAVGLEVSANISNVGTFKGKVKLLPVKAEDQTGNGGGGGNSGEVKPERPEDFMIVDLTDLPKNLNRGTPLSINIITKRTVNAIVIPPSTLRSIGSRTYVQVIDADGKREVDVEVGQQTATQIEILQGLTPGQKVVGR; encoded by the coding sequence ATGAAATGGTGGACGGAAAGTTTATTTAAAAATACTATGGTTGCTGTTATGAGTGTTTCATTATTGTTTGCAAGCGGGTGCTCTCTGCTCCCAGCAGAGGAAGAAGAAGAGGTATTGCCTGAAATAGCGCCGCCTCAAATCGCTAAGAAGCCGGAGTATGAGGTGACGACCGCGACGCTTGAGACAAAAGTACAGGTTATTGGAAAGCTGATCTCCTTGGAAGAAGAAACATTGTTTTTCACATTGGACGGCAAGCATTTGAAGCAGCTGTATGTGAAAGCAGGAGAGACAGTAAAGGCAGGGCAAGTGATCGGAGAGCTGGATGTTGATGATTTGGCCAAAGCGTTAAGGATGGATAAGCTTGCATTTAAAAAAGAGGAAATTGCAATGAAAGAGACGCTTCGTGCGCGCGACGAAATGGACCCGATTGAATTCGAAGAAAAATCGATTGCTTTCGAGGAGCGCAAGCAGGCGCTGGTTGATAAGGAAGCGGAAATTGCCAAAGCGACTTTGACAGCCCCGTTTGGCGGGACGATTGTTACGCTTAATGTACAGAAAGGCGATTTAATTAAAGCGTATGCACCCATTGCTATTGTAGCCGATACGAGTAAAATTACGGCGGCTGCGAAGCTAACCAAAACAGAGCTTGAGAAGATTGCTGTAGGCTTAGAGGTATCAGCTAATATTAGTAATGTAGGGACCTTTAAAGGGAAGGTGAAGCTTCTCCCAGTCAAAGCAGAGGACCAAACTGGCAACGGAGGAGGCGGTGGCAATTCTGGTGAAGTGAAGCCGGAGAGGCCAGAGGATTTCATGATCGTTGATCTTACGGATTTGCCTAAAAACTTGAATAGAGGCACACCGCTCTCCATTAACATCATTACGAAGCGCACGGTAAACGCCATTGTTATTCCTCCTTCCACGCTTCGTTCAATCGGGTCTCGTACTTATGTGCAGGTGATTGATGCGGATGGCAAGCGTGAGGTAGACGTAGAGGTCGGCCAACAAACGGCGACCCAGATTGAAATATTGCAAGGCTTGACGCCGGGGCAGAAAGTTGTAGGTAGATAG
- a CDS encoding RNase H family protein has translation MNLTKDKLIKKAFANPRFRQNIFNTGTCFLYCDYAGFAVQNNYGAACCFVYNREINVTAKKLIIEKDRGSNYGELLAILYSLEILTKSLSEHQPKIAVIYTDCSSISRILSRSYFQNQHDENCRDEILASLDHLNKSFPEVQVSIKYISKHKKNNYLHRIAHNAAREAASQHSGVE, from the coding sequence ATGAATTTAACTAAGGACAAATTGATAAAAAAAGCATTTGCCAACCCGCGCTTTAGACAAAATATATTTAATACGGGTACATGCTTCCTATATTGCGATTATGCTGGATTTGCAGTTCAAAACAATTATGGTGCCGCTTGCTGCTTCGTCTACAATCGAGAGATAAACGTCACCGCTAAGAAACTAATCATTGAAAAAGATAGAGGTTCAAATTATGGTGAATTATTAGCTATCCTTTATAGTCTTGAAATACTTACAAAATCACTGTCTGAGCATCAACCCAAAATTGCCGTCATTTATACGGATTGCAGCTCTATTTCACGAATATTATCGAGAAGCTATTTTCAAAATCAACATGATGAAAATTGTAGAGATGAGATCTTAGCTTCTCTAGATCATTTGAATAAATCGTTTCCCGAGGTCCAAGTCAGTATAAAGTATATTAGTAAACATAAGAAAAATAATTATTTGCACAGGATCGCTCATAATGCCGCTAGGGAGGCTGCTAGTCAACATTCAGGCGTGGAATAA
- a CDS encoding 2'-5' RNA ligase family protein: MLYGIVAFPEKHVQDFANSWRRRYDPHYSAIPAHLTLREAQEWSDEELQLAVAHLEQATAALPPFTIALDRVSTFYPVSHVLYLALQDTAAMQRLHEAICCEPLAITASKYVYTPHVTIGQELSADELHDLYGNLRMQSIHISSKIDRIQLLYQTDNGSWTAFQSFLLRG; encoded by the coding sequence ATGTTATATGGAATCGTCGCTTTCCCTGAAAAGCATGTGCAGGATTTCGCTAACAGCTGGCGAAGGCGCTATGACCCGCATTACTCTGCTATTCCTGCGCATCTTACTTTACGAGAGGCGCAGGAGTGGTCGGATGAAGAGCTGCAGCTAGCTGTCGCTCATTTAGAGCAGGCAACCGCAGCTCTCCCTCCATTCACAATAGCCTTGGATCGAGTGTCTACCTTCTATCCTGTAAGTCATGTGCTCTATTTAGCTCTGCAAGACACAGCTGCTATGCAGAGGCTTCACGAGGCTATATGCTGCGAGCCGCTAGCTATTACTGCCTCTAAGTACGTGTATACGCCTCATGTCACCATTGGCCAGGAGCTGTCTGCTGATGAGCTTCACGATTTATATGGCAACCTTAGAATGCAGTCGATCCATATTTCATCAAAAATTGACCGTATTCAATTGCTTTATCAAACCGATAATGGGTCCTGGACCGCTTTTCAATCATTTCTTTTAAGAGGATGA
- a CDS encoding ABC transporter ATP-binding protein has translation MIDCEGLVKIYKTDDLEVVALQGLNLKVNEGELMAIIGNSGSGKSTLLNTLGGLDRPSAGQVHVGPWDLLKISEEDLVKYKRETVGFIWQNNARNLLPYLTALENVEMPMMLSGKVDRAYAKQLLEWVGLKERMHNKLHQLSGGEQQRVAIAISLSNRPKLLLADEPTGSVDTATSDLIMGIFRRLNREIGITIVIVTHDLTLAGKVDRVVAIRDGLTSTEFIKRNPNINLEDGSLEVSAAASGLQSVHEAYVVVDRVGRLQVPKEYLTALNIKDKATMEFDGERIIITPPKSLEVKSDE, from the coding sequence ATGATCGATTGCGAGGGCTTGGTGAAAATTTACAAGACAGACGATCTAGAGGTTGTCGCCTTGCAAGGCTTGAATTTAAAAGTTAATGAAGGCGAGCTTATGGCTATCATCGGGAACAGCGGCAGCGGCAAATCGACGCTGCTCAATACGCTGGGCGGTCTTGACCGCCCCTCAGCTGGACAGGTGCATGTCGGACCGTGGGATTTGCTCAAAATTTCTGAAGAGGATCTTGTGAAGTACAAGAGAGAAACGGTAGGCTTTATTTGGCAAAATAATGCCCGCAATCTCTTGCCATACCTCACAGCGCTTGAAAATGTAGAAATGCCAATGATGCTCTCTGGCAAGGTTGACCGCGCTTATGCGAAGCAGCTGCTCGAATGGGTAGGCTTGAAGGAGCGAATGCACAATAAGCTCCATCAGCTGTCCGGTGGAGAGCAGCAACGGGTAGCGATTGCGATATCGCTCTCCAATCGGCCTAAGCTATTGCTTGCCGATGAGCCAACCGGGTCGGTAGATACGGCAACATCCGATTTAATAATGGGTATTTTTCGAAGGCTTAATCGCGAGATTGGGATTACGATCGTAATCGTAACGCATGATTTAACGCTGGCAGGAAAGGTTGACCGAGTGGTAGCCATTCGGGATGGTTTGACGAGCACCGAGTTTATAAAGCGAAACCCGAATATTAATCTGGAGGATGGTTCGCTAGAGGTTTCTGCTGCTGCCAGCGGGCTGCAGTCTGTGCATGAAGCTTATGTCGTCGTAGACCGAGTCGGACGATTACAAGTACCCAAGGAGTATTTAACAGCTTTAAATATTAAAGACAAAGCAACTATGGAATTTGACGGCGAACGGATTATTATAACTCCGCCAAAATCATTGGAGGTTAAATCGGATGAATAA
- a CDS encoding FtsX-like permease family protein, whose protein sequence is MGIPLFRFLFRKMWNTRWLTLSTLAGLTLAVAFATSIPMYADGALKRVVAESLQQKSAGLPAGSLLMRYQSPAGGKTELSALSELERYITEGVPQEIGFPFSTYVNSKSIRSAEVVPEDATKVDAGRNRQLTIMTMSELEANTELAQGRWFVNAAGDEGLLEAVMFEEAMYRNDVHIGDVFEYPVYGGLNLTLRVKIVGAVKPLTETSAYWYQGMESLLNTFQISEPAFDQVLLAKRGIPIHNASWYYAFNLSEIQTSQLSPLSRTLERLNIELYQRLAETRVEISFASTLTEFKKQSLQLQTLLFTLAAPMLAMVFFFIAMNARQSLDKQRSDIAVLRSRGAGTRQIIWIYLLEGLLLGAIALASGPFIGWFMAKSIGSANGFLSFVNRKSIPVGFSTEAIIAGAAAVLLALLATIIPAVIYARSSIVSYKQDLARSDRKPSWQRWYLDVLLLAAAGYGWYMFNERQMLTFKTGMTTDQLNVQPFLFFVPALSIFALGLFFLRLFPWLLKLFTWIGRKFLPVPLYLTLTQLSRSSKGYYPLMILLVLTLGLGVYNASAARTIDLNSTERTLYKYGADVTIQTVWEGSAEIVTTPGNNNGGNNGGTGGGSGGGAGGGGAGGGSGGNGQSVPTKILYSEPPFELFRSLEGVEAAARVLQTKGSVVISGKSIGQGTIMGIDNVDFAKVGWFRNDLYAAHPNYYLNNLGFYENAALIPTKVAEKYQLKLGDPVSVGFPEGKVDFVVVGILPYWPSQYPDKSPFIITNLDYIYDQLPLIPYEVWLKMKPDAKVAPIVEGLQKAGVELAAVKDVRSELIMQSKLPTRGGVFGILSLGFLVSVIITLAGYILFWFFNLSGRVVQFGVLRAMGLSRRQLTGMLLLEQIFTAGLAIGLGVIIGKAVSLLFLPFLQTAENVAETVPPFRVIFEANDTNQLFVVVGFMMLIGALLLFLHIRRLRVHQAVKMGEER, encoded by the coding sequence ATGGGGATTCCGCTGTTTCGTTTTTTGTTTCGCAAAATGTGGAACACGCGCTGGCTAACCTTAAGCACGCTAGCGGGTCTGACCTTAGCGGTTGCATTTGCGACCAGTATACCAATGTACGCAGACGGTGCTCTCAAACGAGTTGTGGCTGAATCGCTGCAGCAGAAGAGTGCTGGCTTGCCGGCAGGCTCACTGCTTATGAGGTATCAATCACCCGCTGGCGGGAAAACGGAGTTATCGGCGTTATCTGAGCTTGAGCGTTACATAACTGAAGGTGTTCCGCAAGAAATTGGTTTTCCCTTCAGCACCTATGTTAATAGTAAATCGATTCGCAGTGCTGAGGTAGTGCCTGAGGATGCCACGAAGGTGGATGCTGGGCGCAATCGGCAATTGACCATCATGACGATGTCAGAGCTTGAAGCGAATACGGAGCTTGCACAGGGCAGATGGTTTGTGAATGCTGCAGGAGATGAAGGGCTTCTCGAGGCTGTGATGTTCGAGGAAGCGATGTATCGTAATGATGTACATATCGGTGATGTTTTTGAATATCCGGTATACGGCGGTCTAAACCTTACACTTCGGGTCAAAATCGTCGGTGCGGTTAAACCGCTGACAGAAACGAGTGCTTACTGGTATCAAGGGATGGAGAGCCTTCTGAATACTTTCCAAATTAGCGAGCCGGCATTCGATCAGGTGCTGCTTGCGAAAAGAGGCATTCCTATTCATAATGCCAGCTGGTATTATGCCTTTAATCTTTCGGAAATTCAAACGAGTCAGCTTTCGCCGCTAAGCAGGACGCTGGAGCGCTTGAATATTGAATTGTATCAGCGATTGGCTGAGACAAGAGTCGAAATTTCTTTTGCATCTACGTTAACGGAATTCAAGAAGCAAAGCCTGCAGCTGCAGACGCTGCTGTTCACGCTCGCTGCTCCGATGCTGGCAATGGTTTTCTTCTTCATTGCTATGAATGCTCGGCAGTCGCTGGATAAACAGCGCAGTGATATAGCCGTGCTTCGAAGCCGGGGAGCAGGCACACGTCAGATCATTTGGATTTATTTGCTGGAAGGACTGCTCCTTGGAGCGATTGCACTTGCCAGCGGTCCTTTTATCGGATGGTTCATGGCCAAGAGCATTGGCTCGGCGAATGGCTTCCTCTCCTTCGTCAATCGAAAGTCCATACCGGTCGGCTTCTCAACAGAAGCGATTATCGCAGGTGCGGCAGCGGTCTTGCTCGCTCTTCTAGCGACAATTATTCCCGCCGTTATCTATGCGAGATCATCCATTGTCAGCTATAAGCAGGATTTGGCAAGATCGGATCGGAAGCCGAGCTGGCAGCGCTGGTATTTGGATGTATTATTGCTCGCTGCTGCAGGCTATGGCTGGTATATGTTCAATGAGCGGCAAATGCTGACGTTCAAAACTGGGATGACGACAGATCAATTGAATGTTCAGCCGTTTCTGTTCTTTGTTCCGGCGCTGTCTATTTTTGCATTAGGGTTGTTTTTTTTGCGGCTGTTCCCGTGGCTGTTGAAGCTATTCACATGGATAGGACGCAAGTTCTTGCCTGTGCCGCTTTATTTGACACTCACACAGCTTTCACGCTCCTCTAAGGGGTATTATCCACTTATGATTTTGTTAGTGTTAACGCTTGGACTTGGCGTTTACAACGCATCTGCAGCTAGAACTATCGATTTGAACTCAACGGAACGCACGCTGTATAAATATGGCGCTGATGTGACGATTCAAACGGTGTGGGAAGGCTCTGCTGAAATTGTAACAACGCCAGGCAATAATAATGGCGGCAACAACGGTGGAACCGGTGGAGGCTCAGGCGGTGGAGCTGGCGGGGGCGGAGCTGGTGGCGGCTCCGGAGGCAACGGCCAAAGCGTGCCAACTAAAATTTTGTATAGTGAGCCTCCGTTTGAGCTGTTTCGTTCTCTTGAAGGCGTAGAAGCTGCTGCACGTGTGCTGCAAACTAAGGGCAGCGTTGTGATTTCAGGGAAATCCATCGGTCAAGGTACCATTATGGGAATTGACAACGTGGATTTTGCGAAGGTAGGCTGGTTCCGCAACGATCTTTACGCTGCTCATCCTAACTATTATTTAAATAACTTAGGATTCTATGAGAATGCTGCGCTGATTCCTACGAAAGTAGCGGAGAAGTATCAGCTTAAGCTTGGAGATCCCGTTTCCGTGGGCTTTCCTGAAGGAAAGGTCGATTTTGTAGTCGTTGGCATTTTGCCGTATTGGCCTAGCCAATATCCGGATAAATCACCTTTTATCATAACAAATCTAGATTATATTTATGATCAGCTTCCACTTATTCCATATGAGGTATGGCTGAAGATGAAACCCGATGCCAAGGTTGCTCCAATCGTTGAAGGGCTTCAAAAAGCAGGTGTTGAGCTCGCAGCCGTCAAGGATGTAAGAAGCGAGCTGATTATGCAATCGAAGCTGCCAACAAGGGGCGGTGTATTCGGCATTTTAAGTCTAGGCTTTCTTGTATCTGTAATAATCACTTTAGCGGGCTATATTCTCTTTTGGTTCTTTAATTTGTCTGGACGTGTCGTTCAGTTTGGCGTATTGCGCGCGATGGGACTATCTCGCAGACAGCTTACAGGAATGCTGCTGCTAGAGCAGATCTTCACAGCGGGCCTTGCCATCGGGCTTGGTGTAATCATTGGGAAAGCGGTTAGTCTTCTGTTTCTTCCATTTCTACAAACGGCAGAAAATGTTGCGGAAACCGTGCCACCTTTCCGAGTTATCTTCGAAGCGAACGATACGAACCAATTGTTTGTTGTAGTAGGATTTATGATGCTGATTGGTGCTCTGCTGCTCTTCTTGCATATTCGCAGGCTTAGAGTGCATCAAGCCGTCAAGATGGGAGAGGAACGATGA
- a CDS encoding S-layer homology domain-containing protein — MRKRSVLILTLVAMMLFTLGQTVWAFKDVKNDVNEQKIAELKKLGILSGDNNDRFNPQDKLTYAQGVSLIVKGLDINIDHIRFIKAPKATDYFPNLKDDAWYADAFIIASINGLEIPQAVKANDVMTREQFAHHLFKAMMTKGDYAFIEIFMLLDDEADVNKDYMDSIQKLIISKVITLDDTNKFLPKKAITRSEAAGWAFDAIQFVKETTPIPDLPEQPTLDLKLSVTAVNSDVNKVTVSAQVPHPGYGIRISSIGFEGDQAIIYVETVLPDPEKMYPQVITDVQVSTFVDAKLKPVLPAAFDSSEASTGPAIIAQ; from the coding sequence ATGCGAAAACGTTCAGTATTAATTTTGACACTAGTTGCAATGATGCTCTTCACACTCGGACAAACCGTCTGGGCATTCAAAGATGTCAAAAATGACGTCAACGAGCAAAAGATTGCCGAGCTTAAGAAACTAGGCATATTGAGCGGTGATAACAACGACAGGTTTAATCCACAAGACAAGCTGACTTATGCGCAAGGCGTTTCCTTGATCGTAAAAGGGTTGGACATCAACATTGATCACATTCGTTTCATTAAAGCTCCTAAAGCAACCGATTATTTCCCAAACCTTAAGGACGATGCCTGGTATGCTGACGCGTTCATCATTGCGAGCATTAACGGGTTAGAAATTCCCCAAGCAGTAAAAGCTAATGATGTCATGACCCGTGAGCAATTCGCTCATCATTTGTTCAAGGCAATGATGACCAAAGGCGATTATGCCTTTATTGAAATCTTCATGCTGCTCGATGATGAAGCTGACGTTAATAAAGATTACATGGACAGCATACAAAAGCTAATCATCAGTAAAGTCATTACGTTAGATGATACCAACAAGTTTTTACCGAAAAAAGCGATTACGCGCAGTGAAGCCGCTGGCTGGGCCTTTGATGCTATTCAATTCGTAAAGGAGACGACTCCTATTCCAGATTTGCCAGAGCAGCCTACACTTGACCTAAAGCTTTCGGTCACAGCTGTAAATTCGGACGTTAACAAAGTAACGGTTTCCGCTCAGGTGCCGCATCCAGGTTATGGCATACGAATTTCTTCCATTGGTTTCGAGGGGGATCAAGCGATTATTTATGTCGAAACGGTACTACCTGATCCTGAAAAAATGTATCCACAGGTCATCACAGATGTGCAGGTCTCCACTTTTGTTGACGCAAAGCTAAAACCGGTGCTGCCTGCAGCTTTCGATTCGAGCGAAGCATCCACAGGTCCTGCAATTATTGCACAGTAA
- a CDS encoding extracellular solute-binding protein: MNNKRFSGKIFRKFTLVSLTLALLIGLLAACSSGAEESTEKRVLRIGVLYGGSDNEPYFRQQYTDMFEISHPNIEFEIVGAINYDEQRFEQTDPSKPYTQPDTYEKMKGMLNGTNPVDVVVIDYSMLRRMTQDNLLQPLDTLVTQDKFDLTDYVPTVIEGIKAVGDGNLYALTPTFSSSALYYNKKLFADAGIAPPTDKMQWADVLNLARQVSSGEGEDRKFGFSFNRWQSDGYSSAQLYSQALQLKMWDDKVEKMLVNSDQWEDVWSTVASLYKEEIVPTQEFINKIYEKQSTEGVNDPFYGDLFIKGKVAMTIGEYGYINELKKASDNASKIKDFEPVDWDVVTVPVHPNDPNVGGNIALSQLMAINSKAQNDKDAWEFIKFSNSKEWAKLKSRSLYEMVARKEFLTPIGGMQYNIDAFTTLKPLMPTNTDDEKIYRENPGIWEAQQPGYELFQEVINGTKSAREALTEWETRGNAVLEKIKNNLPVDEGVGDGSVDIMPMPR; encoded by the coding sequence ATGAATAACAAGCGATTTTCAGGTAAAATTTTTCGTAAATTCACTTTGGTTAGCTTGACTCTAGCGCTGCTAATCGGCTTGCTTGCTGCGTGCAGCAGCGGCGCGGAGGAATCTACTGAAAAACGAGTGCTTCGTATCGGCGTTCTTTATGGCGGATCAGATAACGAGCCTTATTTCCGGCAGCAGTATACGGATATGTTTGAAATATCGCATCCCAACATTGAGTTTGAAATTGTAGGTGCAATCAATTATGATGAGCAGCGCTTCGAGCAAACCGATCCATCGAAGCCTTATACTCAGCCCGATACGTATGAGAAAATGAAAGGAATGCTTAACGGCACAAATCCGGTTGATGTAGTCGTCATTGATTACAGCATGCTGCGCCGAATGACGCAGGATAACCTGCTTCAACCACTGGATACGCTTGTTACACAGGATAAATTTGATTTGACTGATTATGTCCCTACTGTTATTGAAGGCATAAAAGCGGTAGGTGACGGCAATCTGTACGCCTTGACGCCTACGTTCAGCTCCTCTGCACTTTATTATAATAAAAAATTGTTTGCTGATGCGGGCATTGCCCCTCCGACAGATAAAATGCAATGGGCTGATGTATTGAATCTTGCTCGTCAAGTTTCTTCAGGTGAAGGTGAGGATCGTAAATTTGGATTCTCGTTTAATCGTTGGCAGTCCGATGGTTATAGCAGTGCGCAATTATATAGTCAAGCTCTTCAGTTGAAGATGTGGGATGACAAGGTTGAGAAAATGCTAGTTAATAGCGATCAGTGGGAAGATGTATGGAGTACGGTTGCGTCGCTGTACAAGGAAGAAATTGTTCCAACTCAAGAATTTATTAATAAAATTTATGAGAAGCAAAGCACTGAAGGTGTAAATGATCCTTTTTATGGAGATTTGTTCATTAAAGGAAAGGTAGCTATGACGATCGGAGAATATGGCTATATTAATGAACTCAAGAAGGCATCAGACAACGCTTCAAAAATTAAAGATTTTGAGCCTGTAGACTGGGATGTCGTAACGGTGCCAGTTCATCCTAACGATCCGAATGTAGGCGGCAATATTGCGTTAAGCCAATTAATGGCGATAAACAGCAAAGCGCAAAATGATAAAGATGCATGGGAATTTATTAAGTTTTCGAACAGCAAGGAATGGGCAAAGCTGAAATCCAGAAGCCTGTACGAGATGGTAGCTCGCAAAGAGTTTCTAACTCCAATTGGCGGTATGCAATACAATATTGATGCTTTTACAACATTGAAGCCATTGATGCCTACGAACACGGATGATGAAAAGATTTACCGTGAAAATCCAGGCATTTGGGAGGCACAGCAGCCTGGCTATGAGCTGTTCCAGGAAGTAATTAACGGAACGAAGTCAGCTCGCGAGGCACTCACAGAGTGGGAGACACGTGGAAATGCAGTTTTGGAAAAAATAAAAAACAATTTACCTGTTGATGAGGGTGTTGGAGACGGCTCCGTCGATATTATGCCAATGCCTAGGTAA
- a CDS encoding ABC transporter ATP-binding protein, with translation MAILQGDEESTEVNLESAEESRNLLTVTDLVRTFKVGGTPLHVLKGIRMELKERQLVMLRGRSGSGKTTLLNCLGGLDTPSNGEILFNGLPFHSMSDDQRTLVRRKHMGFIFQAFALMPLLSARENVELSLRMAGIPRAQWKDRVLQCLELVGLERRMNHRPFELSGGEQQRVAIAKAIAHKPMLLLADEPTAELDSGMSAQIMAVFQNIIRTEQVTICMTTHDPTILEVADRVYEMVDGKFI, from the coding sequence ATGGCCATTTTGCAAGGAGATGAAGAGTCAACAGAAGTAAACCTTGAATCGGCTGAAGAAAGCCGCAATCTACTTACCGTTACCGATCTAGTACGTACATTTAAAGTTGGTGGTACGCCACTGCATGTATTGAAAGGTATACGAATGGAGCTCAAGGAGCGTCAATTAGTCATGCTAAGAGGAAGGTCAGGCTCTGGCAAGACAACGCTTCTGAACTGTTTGGGCGGGCTGGATACACCTAGCAATGGAGAAATTTTATTTAACGGTTTGCCGTTTCACAGCATGAGCGATGATCAAAGAACATTAGTTAGACGGAAGCATATGGGGTTCATTTTCCAAGCTTTTGCGCTTATGCCGCTGTTGTCGGCGAGAGAAAATGTTGAGCTCTCGTTGCGTATGGCTGGAATTCCACGAGCCCAGTGGAAGGATAGAGTTCTGCAATGTCTAGAGCTGGTAGGCTTGGAGCGACGTATGAATCATCGTCCTTTCGAGCTGTCAGGGGGAGAGCAGCAGCGTGTCGCCATTGCCAAGGCAATCGCACATAAGCCGATGCTCCTTCTGGCTGATGAGCCTACAGCGGAGCTTGATTCAGGAATGTCGGCTCAAATTATGGCGGTTTTCCAAAATATTATTCGCACTGAACAAGTTACAATTTGTATGACTACACATGATCCTACGATTTTGGAGGTTGCCGACCGTGTCTATGAAATGGTGGACGGAAAGTTTATTTAA